In a genomic window of Wyeomyia smithii strain HCP4-BCI-WySm-NY-G18 chromosome 1, ASM2978416v1, whole genome shotgun sequence:
- the LOC129729804 gene encoding uncharacterized protein LOC129729804, with protein MLIVPLRPSPESRRLCSHSCEYRLSVKNQRNEQQQQQQLLREAEPQQREKEVTTSRGDLRRQQQHLLLHSLQSIIARSQSSDSAPYYQKTTFTTTIATVSTTTTTTTTTKTTTVNTAAADFTSSTYTIDGSVAKVATCSCTTVAAAATIGASTATIETNRKPQSSTTTTNSLVQCVSDRH; from the coding sequence ATGCTTATAGTGCCCCTACGGCCGTCACCAGAGTCGCGTCGTTTGTGTAGCCACTCGTGCGAGTATCGTTTGTCAGTGAAAAATCAGCGcaacgaacaacaacaacaacagcaactccTGCGAGAGGCAGAACCGCAGCAGCGAGAAAAAGAAGTAACTACCAGTAGAGGCGACTTACGGCGGCAGCAACAGCACCTATTACTACATTCACTGCAAAGCATAATCGCACGATCGCAATCGTCAGATTCGGCACCTTACTATCAGAAAACTACCTTCACGACAACAATAGCAACTGTTTCTACTACaacaactactactactactacaaaAACTACTACTGTTaatactgctgctgctgatttCACCTCTAGCACCTACACTATCGACGGATCTGTCGCTAAAGTCGCAACCTGTTCTTGTActactgttgctgctgctgctactatcGGTGCTAGTACTGCAACTATCGAAACTAACCGAAAGCCACAaagttcaacaacaacaacaaacagcCTTGTACAGTGTGTGAGCGATCGTCACTAG